One genomic window of Centropristis striata isolate RG_2023a ecotype Rhode Island chromosome 20, C.striata_1.0, whole genome shotgun sequence includes the following:
- the setd4 gene encoding SET domain-containing protein 4, with protein MRGRSHCVGRAARKRRQKQESVVQSVSLCHQLQYVRLMKFIHQRGFTAKLLQPALFTDTGRGLQALNSIKPGQLVISLPESCLLTTSTVLNSYLGPYIKNWKTRLSPLLALCVFLLCERHRGEASDWFPYIDVLPTTYTCPAYFTNDVIGVLPASVQRRALQQREAVREIHSSNQDFFRTLQPILSQPVEEVLTYEALRWAWCSVNTRSVFMSHPPNNFLCGKDVYALAPFLDLLNHRPDVQVKASFNDMTRCYEIRSVTGTLRYQQAFINYGCHDSQRLMLEYGFVAPCNPNSVVYVDTDLLCDVLRADRSLDHKMKFLKENNFLDNLTVSSEGPSWRLMTALRLLSLPQTLYHHWKAVLLGQVVCEEREQWSVQTARTLCQRLLEDTHTALDKISHLLQQCDQSVREQLDVVKSLRQEERCILGNSLEALEGTLRHPDELVPGQPDAGCVS; from the exons ATGAGGGGTCGCAGCCATTGTGTTGGACGAGCtgcgaggaagaggaggcagaAACAAGAAAGCGTTGTCCAGTCAG TCTCTCTGTGTCACCAGCTGCAGTACGTGAGGCTGATGAAGTTCATTCACCAGCGAGGTTTCACTGCAAAGCTGCTGCAGCCCGCCCTCTTCACTG ACACAGGCAGAGGACTCCAAGCTCTCAACAGCATAAAG CCTGGACAGCTGGTCATATCCCTGCCAGAGTCCTGTCTCCTCACAACCTCAACAGTTCTCAACAGCTACCTGGGACCATATATCAagaa CTGGAAGACGcgcctctctcctctcttggcGCTCTGCGTCTTCCTGTTGTGTGAGCGTCACCGAGGCGAGGCCTCTGATTGGTTCCCCTACATCGACGTGCTTCCCACCACTTACACTTGCCCCGCCTATTTCACCAATGATGTCATAGGCGTTCTACCAGCCAGTGTGCAGAGACGGGCTTTACAGCAGAGGGAGGCCGTGCGAGAAATCCACTCCTCTAATCAAGACTTTTTCAG AACCCTGCAGCCAATCCTGAGTCAGCCTGTGGAGGAGGTGTTGACGTATGAAGCATTGAg GTGGGCGTGGTGCAGTGTCAACACACGCTCTGTCTTCATGTCCCACCCACCCAACAACTTCCTGTGTGGAAAGGATGTTTATGCTTTAGCTCCCTTTCTGGACCTGCTCAACCACCGCCCTGATGTTCAG GTGAAAGCAAGTTTCAATGACATGACGAGATGTTATGAGATCAGGAGCGTCACCGGGACTCTCCGCTACCAGCAGGCCTTCATAAACTACGGTTGTCATGACAGCCAGCGCCTCATGCTGGAGTACGGATTTGTTGCCCCCTGCAACCCCAACAGTGTGGTCTATGTGGACACAG ATCTCCTCTGTGACGTTTTAAGAGCTGACAGGAGTTTGGATCACAAGATGAAGTTTCTTAAAGAGAACAACTTTCTCGA TAATCTCACTGTGTCCAGTGAAGGTCCCAGCTGGAGGCTGATGACGGCTCTCAGACTGCTGTCGCTGCCACAAACACTGTA tcACCACTGGAAGGCAGTGTTGCTGGGCCAGGTGGTTTGTGAAGAGAGAGAGCAGTGGAGCGTCCAGACAGCCAGGACTCTCTGTCAGCGACTActagaggacacacacacagctctggaTAAG aTCTCCCATCTCCTGCAGCAGTGTGACCAGTCAGTCAGGGAGCAGCTAGACGTGGTCAAGTCACTGCGACAGGAGGAGAGGTGCATCCTGGGAAATAGTCTTGAGGCACTGGAAGGCACGCTGAGACACCCAGACGAGCTGGTACCAGGCCAGCCTGATGCTGGCTGTGTGAGCTGA